In a single window of the Rhodamnia argentea isolate NSW1041297 chromosome 2, ASM2092103v1, whole genome shotgun sequence genome:
- the LOC115749872 gene encoding transcription factor bHLH145-like has translation MGEDFGAWFSRHHLSMRVPAFDPLSAPYALGHEYVISTGAVTGAKMVSNDAGCPLHAHKELPTSHIGQPDEAHGWFYCLPRFRQAFIPELNSSVLKDGSLVGPSVDFDVDSGPWKSSGCVERKFVVFDQSMGQTRIFYSSGIKSPNHCLNSLCVPHHIDEEVERRKSDVNFLSGPTIANFKDDHGDDVQSEMHEDTEELNALLYSDDDSDDSEEDEVDSTGHSPSMMTGQEREEYFGESGEVVASSAWPMRKRRLVDNPSSSTQYRYIENETEVDSNAGDGSSSFSGEVNSTCCNKRLCKERICETVSLLEKVLPGTKGKDATVVLDEAIRYLNSLKDEATALGFSTM, from the coding sequence ATGGGAGAAGATTTTGGGGCCTGGTTTTCACGGCACCATTTGAGTATGCGAGTGCCTGCTTTCGATCCATTATCTGCTCCATATGCTCTGGGGCATGAGTATGTCATTTCAACTGGTGCAGTCACAGGTGCGAAAATGGTCTCTAATGATGCTGGGTGTCCACTACATGCACATAAAGAACTGCCTACTTCGCACATTGGCCAACCTGATGAAGCTCACGGTTGGTTTTATTGTCTGCCACGCTTTAGGCAGGCCTTTATACCAGAACTTAACAGTTCTGTTCTAAAAGACGGATCTCTTGTTGGTCCTTCAGTAGATTTCGATGTTGACAGTGGACCCTGGAAGAGTTCTGGATGTGTTGAGAGGAAATTTGTTGTTTTCGATCAATCGATGGGCCAGACTAGGATATTTTATAGCTCAGGGATAAAAAGTCCCAACCATTGCCTAAATTCCTTGTGTGTCCCTCATCACATCGATGAAGAAgttgaaagaaggaaaagtgatgtAAATTTTCTGTCTGGACCGACCATTGCCAACTTTAAGGATGATCATGGGGATGATGTGCAAAGCGAGATGCATGAAGACACGGAAGAATTGAATGCGTTACTTTACTCCGATGACGATTCCGATGATTCTGAAGAGGATGAAGTTGATAGCACTGGTCATTCTCCTAGCATGATGACAGGTCAGGAGAGGGAAGAATATTTTGGAGAAAGTGGAGAGGTTGTTGCCAGCTCTGCATGGCCAATGAGGAAGCGAAGGCTTGTGGACAACCCGAGTTCTTCCACTCAATACCGATACATCGAGAATGAGACTGAGGTAGATTCTAATGCCGGTGATGGGAGCAGTAGTTTTTCAGGTGAAGTCAATTCCACATGCTGCAACAAAAGGTTGTGCaaggagagaatttgtgagactGTAAGCCTTTTGGAGAAAGTACTTCCTGGCACAAAAGGGAAGGATGCGACTGTTGTACTCGATGAAGCTATACGTTACTTGAATTCTTTGAAGGATGAAGCCACAGCTTTGGGATTTTCTACCATGTGA
- the LOC115749878 gene encoding uncharacterized protein LOC115749878, with amino-acid sequence MMTPTGKAAIVPPSSQLSVECCMCGDCGLTDELFQCRVCQFRSQHRYCSNLYPKAESYRACNWCLSQDNRDDGTPVVKTQQQNSSDSSSPRKSGAELESSDVKSNKRLRRGRIDDDRQQKPSPLHLQVLGIGRIKKEKSPGRISSPTTPIRRRIITKGELEEKLRRTRSEEISHVVPKQGFRNKVRRYKLLDEVSS; translated from the exons ATGATGACTCCGACAGGCAAAGCGGCGATCGTTCCGCCGTCCTCCCAATTAAGCGTCGAGTGTTGCATGTGCGGCGATTGTGGCTTGACCGATGAGCTGTTCCAGTGCAGGGTTTGCCAGTTCAGATCTCAACACAG GTACTGTAGCAATCTCTACCCAAAGGCCGAGTCCTACCGAGCGTGCAATTGGTGCCTGAGCCAGGACAACCGAGACGACGGCACCCCGGTCGTCAAGACCCAGCAGCAGAACTCTTCGGATTCCAGTTCGCCGCGCAAGAGCGGGGCTGAATTGGAGAGCAGCGACGTCAAGAGCAACAAGAGGCTGAGGCGAGGCAGGATCGACGACGACCGCCAGCAGAAACCCTCTCCTCTGCATCTGCAAGTCTTGGGCATCGGCAGGATCAAGAAGGAGAAATCCCCGGGGAGAATCTCGTCCCCGACGACGCCGATCAGGAGGAGGATCATCACGAAGGGAGAGCTCGAGGAGAAGCTGAGGAGGACGAGATCGGAGGAGATTTCGCACGTGGTCCCGAAACAGGGGTTCCGGAACAAGGTGAGACGGTACAAGCTTCTGGACGAGGTCTCGAGCTGA
- the LOC115749863 gene encoding serine/threonine-protein kinase-like protein At1g28390: MGYLSCNGEAAISTCDPYNWDCKRITTATAAKHGPGKPAKKIRKFSYCDLVKATGGFSAETFLGRGSHGNVYRAVLDDGKLVAAVKRTKLPSNPSATTTNANLNLIFNDGNNNNASPAENEIEILSRVHSPRLVNLIGFCDGVSDGRLHLVVEYMPNGSLYDLLHRSSRPPGWTRRIRFALQVAKAVQCLHSADPPVIHRDIKSSNVLIDGGSNARLGDFGLALRGHVEDVRARCTPPAGTLGYLDPGYLQPSDLSAKSDVFSFGILLLEIVSGRNAIDVNFSPPSIVDWAVPLIRRRAFDAIWDNRIDPPADPAAVRSVATLAARCVKGSARRRPEMAEVVEGLTEATRRARAWKNLNWGRRRVGASAGVDAAGGDETAKTMRRLGSGRKKSKVSSVPSVERGREGSGVASVEYKNEAIGSGDQVVRSRSVGSYSEIWAARRKPPPPPLRLSNHGVAVKRTVMAGLSKSRSMGVMQSRRVGYRDIQGSDKLTTSRDGEPEADSAFTKESEDSNESERKLLERPPPLL, encoded by the coding sequence ATGGGTTATCTCTCCTGCAATGGCGAGGCCGCCATATCCACCTGCGATCCCTACAACTGGGACTGCAAGAGaatcaccaccgccaccgccgccaaaCACGGGCCCGGCAAGCCCGCCAAGAAGATTCGCAAGTTCTCCTACTGCGACCTCGTGAAGGCCACCGGTGGCTTCTCCGCCGAGACCTTCCTCGGGAGAGGAAGCCACGGCAACGTCTATCGTGCCGTCCTCGACGACGGCAAGCTCGTCGCCGCCGTCAAGAGAACCAAGTTACCCTCCAACCCATCGGCGACGACGACCAACGCCAATCTCAATCTCATCTTCAATGACGGGAACAACAACAACGCGAGCCCGGCAGAGAACGAGATTGAGATCCTGTCCCGGGTTCACAGCCCGAGGCTTGTCAACCTCATCGGCTTCTGCGACGGCGTGTCGGACGGCCGGCTCCATCTCGTCGTCGAGTACATGCCCAACGGGTCGCTGTACGACCTGCTCCACCGGAGCTCCAGACCGCCCGGATGGACCCGGCGGATCCGGTTCGCGCTCCAGGTGGCGAAGGCGGTCCAGTGCCTGCACTCGGCGGACCCGCCGGTGATCCACCGGGACATCAAGTCGTCCAACGTTCTGATCGACGGGGGGTCGAACGCGAGGCTGGGCGACTTCGGGCTCGCTCTGAGGGGACACGTGGAGGACGTACGGGCCAGGTGCACGCCCCCGGCGGGGACGTTAGGCTACCTCGACCCGGGCTACCTCCAGCCGTCCGATCTCAGCGCCAAGAGCGATGTGTTCAGCTTCGGCATTTTGTTGCTCGAGATCGTCAGCGGCAGGAACGCAATCGACGTGAACTTCAGCCCCCCTTCCATAGTCGACTGGGCGGTGCCCTTGATCAGACGGCGCGCGTTCGACGCGATCTGGGACAACAGGATCGACCCGCCAGCGGACCCAGCGGCGGTGCGGAGCGTGGCAACGCTGGCAGCGAGGTGCGTCAAGGGGAGCGCGAGGAGACGGCCGGAGATGGCCGAGGTGGTGGAGGGGCTGACAGAGGCGACCCGGAGGGCCCGCGCGTGGAAGAACTTGAACTGGGGGCGGCGGCGGGTAGGGGCAAGCGCGGGCGTCGACGCAGCGGGGGGCGATGAGACGGCGAAGACGATGAGGAGGCTCGGGAGCGGGAGGAAGAAGAGCAAGGTATCCAGCGTTCCGAGCGTGGAGCGCGGGAGAGAGGGATCCGGTGTTGCCAGCGTCGAGTACAAAAACGAGGCGATTGGTTCGGGCGATCAGGTGGTGAGGTCGAGGTCGGTTGGATCGTACAGTGAGATCTGGGCAGCAAGGAGaaagccgccgccgccgccgctgcggCTCTCCAATCATGGGGTGGCGGTGAAACGGACGGTAATGGCGGGGCTGAGCAAGTCGAGGTCCATGGGAGTGATGCAGAGCCGCCGCGTTGGGTACCGTGATATCCAGGGCAGCGACAAGCTGACCACCTCTCGCGACGGGGAACCCGAAGCTGACAGCGCGTTCACCAAGGAAAGTGAAGACTCCAATGAATCGGAGAGGAAGTTGCTCGAGAGGCCTCCTCCGCtgctgtaa